One genomic segment of Panicum virgatum strain AP13 chromosome 2N, P.virgatum_v5, whole genome shotgun sequence includes these proteins:
- the LOC120658540 gene encoding cytochrome P450 78A5-like has product MVLTMTTGHEDSLLLLLLPTTSPLPPLVAALFLAALLLWLSPGGPAWALSRCRRPPSGPPGVVTALSSPVAHLTLAALSRAVDGGAALMAFSVGLTRLVVSSQPDTAREILVSPAFGDRPVKDAARHLLFHRAMGFAPSGDAHWRGLRRLAAAHLFGPRRVAGAAHHRTSIGATMVSDVAAAMVRHGEVSLKRVLHAASLNHIMATVFGKHYDDLASQEGALLEEMVTEGYDLLGTFNWADHLPLLKWLDLQGVRRRCNRLVQKVEEFVGKIIQEHRARRANGGVTDEFVGDFVDVLLGLEGEEKMSDSDMIAVLWEMIFRGTDTVAILMEWIMARMVLHPDIQAKAQAELDAVVGRGRGVTDADVANLPYIQCVVKETLRMHPPGPLLSWARLAIHDAHVGGHLVPAGTTAMVNMWAIAHDPAIWAEPEVFRPERFQEEDVSVLGSDLRLAPFGAGRRVCPGKMLALATTHLWIAQLLHQFEWASAAAAGGVDLSERLSMSLEMATPLVCKAVPRFQAAA; this is encoded by the exons ATGGTGCTCACCATGACCACCGGCCATGAGGACtcgctcctcctgctcctcctcccgacAACCTCCCCACTCCCGCCCCTCGtcgcggccctcttcctggCTGCCCTGCTCCTGTGGCTCTCCCCCGGCGGGCCAGCGTGGGCGctctcccgctgccgccgcccgccgtccggCCCTCCGGGCGTGGTCACCGCGCTCTCCAGCCCCGTGGCGCACCTCACGCTGGCGGCGCTGTCCCGcgccgtcgacggcggcgcggcattGATGGCCTTCTCGGTCGGCCTCACGCGGCTCGTGGTGTCCAGCCAGCCGGACACGGCGCGCGAGATCCTCGTCAGCCCGGCGTTCGGCGACCGCCCCGTCAAGGACGCGGCGCGCCACCTGCTCTTCCACCGCGCCATGGGCTTCGCTCCGTCCGGCGACGCGCACTGGCGTGggctccgccgcctcgccgccgcgcacctgtTCGGCCCTCGACGCGTGGCCGGGGCCGCGCACCACCGCACCTCCATCGGCGCGACCATGGTctccgacgtcgccgccgccatggtacGCCACGGCGAGGTCTCCCTGAAGCGCGTGCTGCACGCCGCGTCGCTCAACCACATCATGGCCACCGTCTTCGGCAAGCACTACGACGACTTGGCCAGCCAAGAGGGCGCACTGCTGGAGGAGATGGTGACCGAGGGCTACGACCTCCTTGGGACTTTCAACTGGGCCGACCACCTGCCATTGCTCAAGTGGCTCGACCTCCAGGGCGTGCGCCGCCGGTGCAACAGGTTAGTCCAGAAGGTTGAAGAGTTCGTTGGCAAGATCATCCAGGAGCACAGGGCGAGGCGTGCAAATGGAGGGGTCACGGATGAGTTCGTGGGTGACTTCGTGGACGTCCTCCTTGGCCTCGAGGGAGAGGAGAAGATGTCAGATTCCGACATGATCGCTGTTCTTTGG GAAATGATCTTCAGAGGCACCGACACGGTGGCGATCTTGATGGAGTGGATCATGGCGAGGATGGTGCTGCACCCTGACATCCAGGCGAAGGCGCAGGCGGAGCTGGACGCCGTCgtgggccgcggccgcggcgtgaCCGACGCCGACGTGGCCAACCTCCCCTACATCCAGTGCGTCGTGAAGGAGACCCTGCGGATGCACCCTCCGGGCCCGCTCCTCTCGTGGGCGCGCCTCGCCATCCACGACGCGCACGTCGGCGGCCACCTCGTCCCCGCCGGCACGACGGCGATGGTGAACATGTGGGCCATCGCCCACGACCCCGCCATCTgggccgagccggaggtgttcCGCCCCGAGCGCTTCCAGGAGGAGGACGTGAGCGTGCTCGGGAGCGACCTCCGCCTGGCCCCCTttggcgccggccgccgcgtctGCCCGGGCAAGATGCTGGCGCTCGCCACCACCCATCTCTGGATCGCGCAGCTGCTGCACCAGTTCGAGTgggcctccgcggccgccgccggcggcgtggaccTGTCGGAGCGCCTGAGCATGTCGCTGGAGATGGCGACGCCGCTGGTGTGCAAGGCCGTCCCCAGGTTCCAAGCAGCAGCCTAA